A genomic segment from Pedobacter sp. MC2016-14 encodes:
- a CDS encoding exo-beta-N-acetylmuramidase NamZ domain-containing protein: MKAPVIAVLIGLLALDACGNTRHNNTGKEGSLTAAQKDSSSKAAKYSAIRTGAEQTERYVPLLKGKRVGIIANPTSIIGKETTVDSLLKLGVHIVKIFGPEHGFRGKASAGVHVNDDVDTKTGIKTISLYGKHSTPSAEDLADVDIMLFDIQDVGVRFYTYINTLQHVMEACVVNDKEVMILDRPNPNGFYIDGPILDPKWVSGIGLQAIPMVHGLTVGEYAQMLNGEGWLKNKVKCKITVIKVANYKHDMPYVLPVNPSPNLNSNRSILLYPSTCVFEGAYLNHGRGTQFPFTILGSPALKGKYSFSFTPKSIKGMSETPLFRDQVCYGIDLRDYDLSLIRKQKQVNLSWIIELYKASPNKADFFNYKLSKEMGNIDRLFGVSSVREMIIAGKSEKEIRDSWEPGLSKYKTMRKKYLLYP, from the coding sequence ATGAAGGCACCCGTAATTGCTGTTTTAATAGGTTTGCTGGCTTTAGATGCCTGCGGAAATACAAGACATAACAATACAGGAAAAGAAGGTTCATTAACTGCTGCACAGAAGGATAGTTCATCAAAAGCAGCTAAGTATAGTGCTATACGCACCGGTGCAGAGCAGACTGAACGCTATGTACCCCTGCTAAAAGGCAAAAGGGTAGGCATTATAGCTAACCCAACATCCATTATAGGCAAAGAAACTACGGTAGACAGCTTATTAAAGTTGGGTGTTCATATTGTAAAAATCTTTGGACCAGAGCATGGCTTTAGGGGCAAAGCGAGTGCCGGTGTACATGTTAATGATGATGTGGATACAAAAACAGGTATTAAAACCATTTCCCTATATGGTAAACACAGTACACCTAGCGCAGAAGACCTTGCAGATGTAGACATCATGCTGTTTGACATCCAAGATGTTGGCGTCCGTTTTTACACTTACATCAATACCCTGCAGCATGTTATGGAAGCCTGTGTTGTAAATGACAAAGAAGTGATGATTTTAGACCGGCCAAATCCGAATGGCTTTTATATAGATGGGCCTATTCTAGATCCAAAATGGGTTTCGGGTATTGGCTTACAAGCTATTCCAATGGTACATGGTTTAACAGTTGGAGAGTATGCCCAAATGTTAAATGGTGAGGGTTGGTTAAAAAACAAAGTAAAGTGCAAAATAACCGTAATTAAGGTGGCAAATTACAAGCACGATATGCCTTACGTGTTACCTGTAAACCCATCGCCAAATTTAAACTCAAACAGGTCTATCCTACTCTACCCTTCTACCTGTGTATTTGAAGGGGCGTACCTAAACCATGGCCGCGGAACCCAATTTCCTTTCACCATTCTGGGCTCACCGGCGTTAAAAGGCAAATACAGCTTTTCATTTACACCAAAAAGCATCAAAGGCATGTCAGAAACTCCGCTATTTCGAGACCAGGTATGTTATGGAATTGACCTCAGAGATTATGATTTATCGCTCATTAGAAAACAAAAACAGGTTAACCTCAGCTGGATTATAGAACTGTACAAAGCATCGCCCAACAAAGCAGACTTTTTCAATTACAAGCTGAGCAAGGAAATGGGCAACATTGATCGTTTATTTGGCGTTTCAAGTGTGCGGGAGATGATCATTGCAGGCAAGTCTGAAAAAGAAATCAGGGACAGCTGGGAGCCGGGGCTCAGTAAATATAAAACAATGCGCAAGAAGTATCTGTTGTATCCTTAA
- the fmt gene encoding methionyl-tRNA formyltransferase — protein sequence MRLVFMGTPDFAVASLNALVEAGFDVVGVITAADKPAGRGQKLTESAVKKYATEKGLRVLQPLKLKDPEFVAELKSLEADLQVVVAFRMLPEVVWNMPPKGTINLHASLLPQYRGAAPINHAIINGETESGVTTFFLKHEIDTGDVIAAERVSIEPNDTAGDLHDNLMVVGAGLLVKTVKSIEDGTYAEQPQIQSDELKHAPKIFKDFCQIDWNQPVKTVYNLIRGLSPYPTAFTKLQDKTLKIFKAELLETEPGIAAGGFLTDGKTFLKFAAKGGFITLKDVQYEGKKRMGIEEFLRGMRL from the coding sequence ATGAGATTAGTTTTTATGGGTACCCCCGATTTTGCAGTGGCTTCACTAAATGCTTTGGTAGAGGCTGGCTTTGATGTAGTTGGCGTAATTACCGCAGCAGATAAACCTGCCGGACGCGGACAAAAACTTACTGAAAGTGCGGTAAAAAAATATGCTACAGAAAAAGGGCTCCGTGTATTGCAGCCTTTAAAACTTAAAGATCCTGAATTTGTAGCCGAATTAAAAAGTCTGGAGGCAGATTTACAGGTGGTAGTGGCTTTCAGGATGTTGCCAGAGGTAGTATGGAACATGCCACCAAAAGGAACCATTAACCTTCATGCCTCTTTATTACCTCAATATCGTGGTGCGGCGCCTATTAATCATGCCATCATTAATGGCGAAACAGAAAGTGGTGTAACCACTTTTTTTCTAAAACACGAAATTGATACAGGCGATGTTATTGCAGCAGAAAGGGTAAGCATTGAACCCAATGATACCGCTGGAGATTTACATGACAACTTAATGGTAGTAGGTGCGGGCTTACTGGTAAAGACCGTAAAAAGCATTGAAGATGGTACATATGCAGAACAGCCTCAAATACAAAGTGACGAACTGAAACATGCTCCGAAAATATTTAAAGACTTTTGCCAGATTGACTGGAACCAGCCTGTAAAAACAGTATACAATTTAATCCGGGGGTTAAGCCCATACCCTACTGCTTTTACAAAACTACAGGATAAAACTTTAAAGATTTTTAAAGCTGAACTGTTAGAGACGGAACCAGGCATTGCGGCTGGAGGTTTTTTAACTGATGGCAAGACTTTTCTAAAATTTGCAGCCAAAGGTGGTTTTATTACCCTTAAAGATGTACAGTATGAGGGTAAAAAGCGAATGGGAATTGAAGAGTTTTTAAGGGGAATGCGTTTGTAA
- a CDS encoding FtsX-like permease family protein gives MNTEYFIAKRIAIKSERTFSKLIVRIAISGVMLSLAVMMLSIAIIKGFKTEIQEKVRGYVGDVRVFKLDTNNSFEQRPFIPLPKTITDLKKNPFVAYIQPYATKPAIISANEEVEGINFKGVDAGYHWDYIKKHLVSGSLIDFTDSVKANGQILISQYTADRLKLKTGDDFIMHFVQNPPRRRKFKIVGIYNIGVEEIDKSFVIGSINIIRRLNNWKPNEIGGLEVRLKDFAKLTVAADDIYVNLEINLKSESVQEYFPNIFTWLSLLDVNTRVLLILMMIVGVINMITALLIMILERTNMIGMLKSFGMTDYSIMKIFLFNAMYLVGYGLLLGNALGLWLGFLQYYTHIFSLDQSSYYLSYVPVEFHLMDIVLLNMVTVIICLVVLILPSLLVSRISPLKAIRFK, from the coding sequence TTGAATACAGAATATTTTATTGCCAAACGCATTGCCATTAAGTCCGAACGGACTTTTTCAAAATTGATTGTGCGGATAGCCATATCGGGCGTAATGCTAAGCCTTGCTGTAATGATGCTGTCCATTGCGATTATTAAAGGTTTTAAAACTGAAATCCAGGAAAAGGTACGTGGTTATGTAGGCGATGTAAGGGTTTTTAAGCTGGATACCAATAATTCTTTTGAACAGCGCCCTTTTATCCCTTTGCCCAAGACCATTACTGACCTTAAAAAAAATCCTTTTGTAGCATACATTCAGCCTTACGCCACCAAGCCGGCCATCATATCAGCCAATGAGGAAGTAGAGGGGATTAACTTTAAAGGGGTAGATGCAGGTTATCACTGGGACTACATAAAAAAGCACCTGGTGAGTGGCAGTTTGATAGACTTTACAGATAGTGTTAAGGCAAACGGACAAATCTTAATTTCGCAGTACACGGCAGATAGGTTGAAACTAAAAACGGGCGACGATTTCATCATGCACTTTGTGCAGAATCCGCCACGCAGGCGTAAATTTAAAATTGTTGGTATTTACAATATTGGGGTAGAGGAAATTGATAAAAGTTTTGTGATTGGCAGCATTAACATTATAAGAAGGTTAAACAACTGGAAGCCAAATGAGATTGGTGGCCTTGAAGTGCGGTTAAAAGACTTTGCAAAGTTAACTGTAGCAGCAGATGATATTTATGTAAATCTGGAAATCAATTTAAAATCTGAATCTGTACAGGAATATTTTCCTAATATTTTTACCTGGCTTTCTTTATTGGATGTAAATACAAGGGTTTTACTGATTTTAATGATGATTGTAGGGGTAATTAACATGATTACCGCACTTTTAATCATGATTCTGGAACGCACCAATATGATTGGAATGCTCAAATCTTTTGGGATGACAGATTACAGCATTATGAAGATCTTTTTATTTAACGCCATGTACCTGGTAGGGTATGGGCTTTTGCTTGGCAATGCCCTTGGCCTTTGGCTTGGCTTTTTACAGTACTACACACATATTTTTAGCTTAGACCAGTCTTCTTATTACCTGTCTTATGTGCCTGTAGAATTTCATTTAATGGATATTGTGCTGTTGAATATGGTAACTGTGATTATTTGTTTGGTAGTGCTGATACTGCCCTCTTTATTGGTAAGCAGGATTTCTCCTTTAAAAGCTATAAGGTTTAAATAA
- a CDS encoding aminotransferase class IV, with translation MPQEYIIHNNEFIAIDQPVLKAGNRAFRYGDGLFESMRMSNGKLRYAEDHAARLAAGMNALKMEGGVLFDDYFLKQKTAELVKRNKLKDNVRFRLSVYREGAGLYTPDSNKSGYLLEASALPDGNYGLNKKGLIIDVYDELTKPINKLSNYKTTSSLLYVMAGLFKKQQQLDEAIVINENGFLCESISSNLFVVYEKQIYTPALSEGCIAGVMRKVVMEMAQSNGISIVEAQINPEILNEAEEVFLTNAVGGIRWVMGYGRKRYFNEVSKHLSSLLNHLH, from the coding sequence ATGCCACAAGAATACATCATACATAATAACGAATTTATTGCTATTGACCAACCTGTTTTAAAGGCCGGCAATCGTGCATTCAGATATGGAGATGGTTTGTTTGAATCCATGCGGATGAGCAACGGTAAGCTCAGGTATGCAGAAGACCATGCCGCACGCCTTGCGGCGGGCATGAACGCCTTAAAGATGGAAGGCGGTGTTTTGTTTGACGATTACTTTCTAAAGCAAAAAACGGCCGAGCTTGTAAAAAGGAATAAACTAAAAGACAATGTACGGTTTAGGCTCTCGGTATACCGAGAAGGAGCTGGTCTATATACCCCAGATAGTAACAAATCCGGGTACCTTTTGGAGGCATCGGCATTACCAGATGGTAATTACGGGCTCAATAAAAAAGGATTGATCATAGACGTTTACGATGAGCTCACTAAGCCGATAAATAAGCTTTCTAACTATAAAACTACAAGTTCCCTGCTGTATGTAATGGCTGGGCTTTTTAAAAAGCAACAGCAGCTAGATGAAGCCATTGTTATTAATGAGAACGGCTTTTTATGCGAAAGCATCAGTTCTAACTTGTTTGTAGTATACGAAAAGCAAATCTATACCCCTGCGCTTTCTGAAGGTTGTATTGCTGGTGTAATGCGTAAGGTGGTGATGGAGATGGCACAATCCAACGGCATCTCAATTGTAGAAGCCCAGATTAATCCAGAAATTTTAAACGAAGCGGAGGAGGTTTTTTTAACCAATGCTGTGGGTGGTATTAGATGGGTGATGGGATACGGCAGGAAACGTTATTTTAATGAGGTTTCCAAGCATTTGAGCAGCTTGCTTAATCACTTACATTAA
- a CDS encoding DUF4259 domain-containing protein encodes MGAWGHGPFEDDAALDFVREIEEAENPKEIIIEALDNAADAAYLEADEANAAIVSAAYIDNSINGTKYTTLEMSEPYEVDSFSTRFPDLDLSDLKSKAVAALKVVIAEGSELKELWEESQEPAWLNGIEEMIKRLA; translated from the coding sequence ATGGGAGCATGGGGCCACGGACCTTTTGAAGATGATGCAGCACTGGATTTCGTTCGGGAAATAGAGGAAGCAGAAAATCCGAAAGAAATTATAATAGAAGCGCTAGACAACGCTGCAGACGCAGCCTATTTAGAAGCCGATGAGGCTAATGCGGCAATTGTCTCAGCCGCTTATATTGATAATTCAATTAATGGAACAAAATACACCACTCTAGAGATGAGCGAGCCTTATGAGGTAGATAGTTTTTCCACAAGATTTCCTGACCTTGATTTATCTGATCTCAAAAGCAAAGCAGTAGCTGCATTAAAAGTAGTGATTGCTGAAGGCTCTGAGCTAAAAGAACTTTGGGAAGAAAGCCAGGAGCCTGCATGGCTTAACGGAATTGAGGAAATGATTAAGCGCCTTGCCTAA
- a CDS encoding DNA topoisomerase IB: MVQTPEEIKEIGLVYITDGMPGIYRKGKPGNFHYEDKNGASINDEKQLDRIKKLVLPPAWTNVWIASKKNAYLQATGLDVAGRKQYRYHADWTSRRSDHKYFRLLEFGKALPIARKRIAKDLKRKEFDEQKVLAICVQVMQKTLIRVGNESYAQMYGSYGLSTLKNKHAKVDGNTLKLKFVGKKGVKQEVALNDKTLSKMVKRVMEIPGQDLFQYYTDGKEHRAIDSGKINNYIREITGSDFTAKDFRTWGGTLEALRQLSICTTNVEEPERPKKKVIVQVLDCVASKLGNTRAVCKSSYVYPLLLEAFENDQLGKYLKKINKEKPESIMAIENDEKVLMKFLKEAQKNVKK; the protein is encoded by the coding sequence ATGGTTCAAACTCCTGAAGAGATCAAAGAAATAGGATTGGTTTACATAACCGATGGCATGCCGGGCATTTATAGAAAGGGTAAGCCAGGTAATTTTCATTATGAGGATAAAAACGGCGCCAGCATAAATGATGAAAAGCAGTTGGACAGGATAAAAAAACTGGTGTTGCCGCCAGCATGGACCAACGTATGGATTGCCTCTAAAAAGAATGCGTATCTGCAAGCTACAGGCTTGGATGTAGCAGGAAGAAAACAATACCGATACCATGCAGATTGGACTTCAAGGCGTTCTGATCATAAATATTTTCGGTTGCTTGAATTCGGCAAAGCCTTGCCCATAGCACGTAAAAGAATAGCAAAGGATTTAAAAAGAAAAGAGTTTGACGAGCAGAAGGTTTTAGCGATCTGTGTGCAGGTGATGCAAAAAACGTTGATTAGGGTGGGGAACGAATCTTATGCGCAGATGTATGGCAGTTATGGATTGTCTACCCTTAAAAACAAGCATGCTAAGGTAGATGGCAATACCTTAAAGCTTAAATTTGTGGGTAAAAAAGGGGTGAAACAGGAAGTTGCCCTAAATGACAAAACCCTGTCTAAAATGGTAAAAAGGGTGATGGAGATTCCGGGACAAGATTTATTTCAATATTATACCGACGGTAAGGAACATAGAGCCATAGATTCCGGAAAGATCAACAACTATATCCGTGAAATAACCGGAAGTGATTTCACTGCAAAAGATTTCCGTACCTGGGGTGGAACGCTTGAGGCATTACGGCAGCTTTCCATCTGTACAACTAACGTGGAAGAGCCAGAAAGACCAAAGAAAAAAGTAATTGTACAGGTATTGGATTGTGTAGCCAGTAAGCTGGGGAATACGAGGGCTGTATGTAAAAGTTCTTACGTTTACCCTTTGTTACTGGAGGCTTTTGAAAATGACCAGTTAGGTAAGTATCTTAAAAAGATTAACAAAGAAAAGCCAGAAAGCATAATGGCTATTGAAAATGACGAGAAGGTATTGATGAAATTTTTAAAAGAAGCACAAAAGAACGTAAAGAAATAG